A genomic stretch from Strix aluco isolate bStrAlu1 chromosome 12, bStrAlu1.hap1, whole genome shotgun sequence includes:
- the CD276 gene encoding CD276 antigen, with product MPRMPCCPLLALGVLALSLAGAMEIQVPDEPVVALFGRDATLRCSFSPEANFSLDDLSLIWQLTDTKRLVHSFSGGQDQLADQGGGYANRTALFYDQLAQGNVSLLLRRVEISDEGSFTCFVRVRDYSSAAVTLQVAAPYSKPNMNLEPNKDLKPGDLAAVTCHASRGYPEASVLWQDSRGSNITENITTSQVANEEGLFDVHSVLQVLVEPSSTYSCLVRNPVLQQETHASVTITGQHLAFPAVALWLTVGLAICVVGLLAVLVYVCQKKIRQSREEEEENAGTEEQDEEGEEPKTALQPLKSAESKDDNEQEID from the exons ATGCCAAGGATGCCCTGCTGCCCGCTGCTTGCCCTGGGAGTGCTGGCACTCAGCCTGGCAG GTGCCATGGAGATCCAGGTCCCGGATGAGCCCGTGGTGGCTCTTTTTGGCCGAGATGCCACCCTGCGCTGCTCCTTCTCCCCAGAGGCCAACTTCAGCCTCGATGACCTGAGCCTCATCTGGCAGCTGACGGACACCAAGCGCTTGGTCCACAGCTTCTCCGGTGGTCAGGACCAACTGGCAGACCAGGGTGGGGGCTACGCCAACCGTACGGCCCTCTTCTACGACCAGCTGGCCCAGGGCAATGTCTCCCTGCTCCTCCGGCGTGTGGAGATCTCGGATGAGGGCAGCTTCACCTGCTTTGTCCGGGTCCGGGACTACAGCAGTGCGGCCGTAACATTGCAGGTGGCAG CTCCCTACTCCAAGCCCAATATGAACCTGGAGCCCAACAAGGACTTGAAGCCGGGAGATCTGGCGGCTGTGACTTGCCACGCTTCCCGCGGCTACCCTGAGGCCAGTGTCCTCTGGCAGGACAGCCGGGGCAGCAACATCACTGAAAACATCACCACGTCCCAGGTGGCCAATGAGGAAGGTCTCTTTGATGTGCACAGTGTCCTCCAGGTGCTGGTGGAGCCCAGCAGCACCTACTCCTGCCTGGTGCGAAACCCGGTGCTGCAGCAGGAGACCCACGCCTCCGTCACCATCACGG GCCAACACCTTGCCTTCCCCGCTGTGGCACTCTGGCTGACGGTGGGACTTGCCATCTGCGTCGTGGGGCTGCTCGCTGTCCTGGTGTATGTGTGCCAGAAGAAAATCCgccagagcagggaggaagaggaggaaaatgcag GGACAGAGGagcaggatgaggagggggaagaacCCAAGACAG CTCTGCAGCCGCTGAAGAGTGCGGAGAGCAAAGATG atAACGAGCAAGAGATTGATTGA